The region ATCAGCGTCATAAAGGCGGGGGGCATCCCTGCTTGGAGTACCATCCCTAGGCGTGGCGGACCTGTGACCCCAAACAGGGTTAACCCTATTCCCAGCAGCAGTGGCACCAACAACATCTTGATGGTCAAACAGGGAAGAATGCGCTGCCATTGCAGCTTGAGGGGGGCTTCCCCAAGGCAGATGCCCATATAGATGAGTCCAGCAATCACCATTAACCACGCCAAGGTCAAGAGGCCCTGTTGAGCGATCGCCGGTAGGGGATGTTGTCGCAGCAGCAGTCCGACGCCGACACACCAGAGGGTTGGATTACGGCCAATGTGCCACAGCAGTTTTGAGATGGAAATTGCGCGATCGCCAAAACTTGCCGCCACCCCAATGCCCGCACTATAGGAAATGAGGAGGGTTCCCATCAGATCAAAAAACAACGCCCAGCTAAAGTGTTCCTGGCCCAACAGTCGCCAAGTAATCGGAAAGCCAATAAAACCGGTATTGCCCACCATGGTCGCCAAGAGAAAACTGCCCTGCTCCTGCCGAGTGTGAGCAGGATATTGCTGCAACCACAGCCACGCCAAACCAACGCCGATCCCCATCCCTAGCCACGCCAACAGGGGAGCCAAGGTACTGTGACCTGCAATTTTGGTTGTGACAATAAAGCTCAATGCCGTTAGGGGCGTCCCCACCCAGAATAGCCCTTGTGCTAGCCAACCCCCCGTCCTTGGGGGTAAAAAGCGACTACTGCCATAGCCAATGCCCATGCATAGAAAGACCCATCCATACAGTTCAGCGAGGGTTGGCAGTAGGGTAAGGAGAATTTTCACCGGAAAACGATAGGCCTTGGGAGAGGAATTCTGGCTTGACTTTGGCCAAAAAGACCAGCAGTGAAGCCGTAACCACTCCCTCCAAGATAGCAAGGGGCAGATGGGCAATCACGATGGCAGTAATCGCTAACCACTCCCGCTGTTGATCTAAGGTGGCTGGCAAGCTTAGGATAACAACTGCGCTAAAGAGGAAAACCGCCAACAACACTGCCCCGCTGCCTAGAAGCAACCCCAGGAGCGATCGCCCCCTGGGTGGCCAGCGATGCCACACCCCCCGAAACACAGCCGCCGCCACCAGTGCTGGTATGCCCATGATCAGAGCATTGAGGCCAAGGGTGGTCAGGCCCCCATGCCCAAACATGACTGCCTGTAGAAATAACCCAACCACCACGGCGATCATCGCCCCTTCCCCCAAAAGCACCCCCAAGCTGCCCAGGAATAGGAGATGGACACTGGCGGGGGGCACCGGAATATAGACAGCGGAAGCAGTGAAAAAAGCACCTGTTAACAAGGCTAAACGGGGGACGATCGCCAGCGTATCCACCGTCGCCCGCTGTAAACGGCGGCAAGACCACCAGAGGAGGCCACCGCTAGCGGCGTAGCCCAGTCCGCACCACAGAGGCGGAACTAAACCATCGGGAATGTGCATTACTCCACCTCTACTCGCCGTCGTGACCACGCAAAGCAAGCAGTGCCAATGGCACCCCACAGCACCGCCAAGACCATGACTGTGATTTGAGCAGGGGTGTATTGACTCAGGGAAAGGGTGGTTGGCACCCTTGGAGCAACCGCGATCGCGGCTGCCGTTGTTGTTTGCCCCTGAGGCGCGACTGGAATAGTCAGCCATCCCCCGTGCCCGGCTTGGCGTACCTGTACCTGCCACTGACCGGGGCGATCGGGGACAAACTGAAATTCCCCTTGGGCATTGGTGGTACCACTAATAACGGCTGCTTGGGGGCGATCGGGAGCAAAGACCTGCACCCTAGCATCTGCCAGCGGTTGACCACTGTCGTACTTCGCTGTAATGCGAATAACTTGTTGGGGCTCGTAGCGCAAATCCACCCCATGGGCAAGGGCTTTAGGAACCATCCATCCGAGGACCGCACCACTCACTAAAACCATCTTCATAGGGAGACCTCCCGACAGTGACCTTCCCCCACATGCCCCAGGCTGCTAAGAACCTTGCGCAGTCTTTCAAAGTCCTGGGACCTGAGTTTTTGCTGTAATCCTGTCCAATCAACCGTGACTCCCTCAGGTGTAGCGATCGCGGCAAAGGGGTCAAAACCCACCGCATCTCGATTGATCGCTGCAGTTGGTGGTTCAGCCCCATCCCCAAAAAGATGATCAAAGTGCAATGTGATCTCTAGATCAGCA is a window of Thermosynechococcus vestitus BP-1 DNA encoding:
- a CDS encoding AEC family transporter, coding for MKILLTLLPTLAELYGWVFLCMGIGYGSSRFLPPRTGGWLAQGLFWVGTPLTALSFIVTTKIAGHSTLAPLLAWLGMGIGVGLAWLWLQQYPAHTRQEQGSFLLATMVGNTGFIGFPITWRLLGQEHFSWALFFDLMGTLLISYSAGIGVAASFGDRAISISKLLWHIGRNPTLWCVGVGLLLRQHPLPAIAQQGLLTLAWLMVIAGLIYMGICLGEAPLKLQWQRILPCLTIKMLLVPLLLGIGLTLFGVTGPPRLGMVLQAGMPPAFMTLILADVYHLDRAFAASLILTSLFVLILLLPLWLVLFAG
- the cbiM gene encoding cobalt transporter CbiM → MHIPDGLVPPLWCGLGYAASGGLLWWSCRRLQRATVDTLAIVPRLALLTGAFFTASAVYIPVPPASVHLLFLGSLGVLLGEGAMIAVVVGLFLQAVMFGHGGLTTLGLNALIMGIPALVAAAVFRGVWHRWPPRGRSLLGLLLGSGAVLLAVFLFSAVVILSLPATLDQQREWLAITAIVIAHLPLAILEGVVTASLLVFLAKVKPEFLSQGLSFSGENSPYPTANPR
- a CDS encoding carboxypeptidase regulatory-like domain-containing protein, giving the protein MKMVLVSGAVLGWMVPKALAHGVDLRYEPQQVIRITAKYDSGQPLADARVQVFAPDRPQAAVISGTTNAQGEFQFVPDRPGQWQVQVRQAGHGGWLTIPVAPQGQTTTAAAIAVAPRVPTTLSLSQYTPAQITVMVLAVLWGAIGTACFAWSRRRVEVE